From Vitis riparia cultivar Riparia Gloire de Montpellier isolate 1030 unplaced genomic scaffold, EGFV_Vit.rip_1.0 scaffold821_pilon_pilon, whole genome shotgun sequence, a single genomic window includes:
- the LOC117910702 gene encoding GDSL esterase/lipase At5g03610-like produces MSAAGAYVDANRSIKLFVFGDSYVDTGNRNFTASSWKEPYGITYPRIPAGHFSDGQVFTEYIASRMGIKSPTPYRFRKKRPIKYGMNFAYGGTGVFDTLVAAPNMTKQIDLFEQLLQEKIYTTDDLKFSTALVSASGNDYGIYLARGGSLEGLPAFIVSVVNQLGLDLQRIHDLGVPRVAIMGIQPLGCLPQFTKENSYEICNSTGNLVALFHNLLLTTMVEELKPESKFVVLHMYDAFISAMKKFENETETSKSKNPLRPCCTGITSEYRCGDVKNGEKKYNVCRVPKLAFFWDSFHPTQAGWDAVVSELGSSIGLKARFIAGSNEVNLSESKRVVPLNTWIPISNFKLAYNLLRRPDGTFNRHLAELLDRKVPANANPLNISIYIQN; encoded by the exons ATGTCTGCTGCAG GGGCTTATGTAGATGCTAATCGCTCCATCAAACTTTTTGTGTTTGGGGACTCGTATGTTGATACCGGGAATAGGAATTTCACAGCTAGTTCATGGAAGGAACCGTATGGAATTACTTATCCTCGTATACCTGCTGGTCACTTCTCTGACGGCCAAGTCTTCACTGAATACATAG CTTCACGGATGGGCATAAAGTCTCCTACACCATatagatttagaaaaaaaagacCCATAAAATATGGAATGAATTTTGCTTATGGAGGGACAGGCGTCTTCGACACACTGGTTGCTGCACCAAACATGACAAAACAAATCGATTTGTTTGAACAACTCCTTCAAGAGAAAATCTATACCACAGACGACCTTAAGTTCTCCACTGCTCTGGTATCCGCTTCTGGCAATGATTATGGCATCTACCTTGCTAGAGGTGGAAGTCTTGAG GGTTTGCCAGCCTTCATTGTATCTGTTGTTAACCAGCTTGGCTTGGATCTACAACGTATTCATGATTTGGGAGTGCCGAGAGTAGCCATTATGGGAATACAGCCTCTTGGATGTTTGCCTCAATTTACAAAGGAAAACTCATACGAGATATGTAATTCAACAGGAAACTTGGTTGCACTGTTTCACAACCTATTACTAACTACTATGGTAGAGGAGCTGAAGCCTGAATCTAAATTTGTGGTGCTTCATATGTACGATGCATTCATATCTGCaatgaagaaatttgaaaacGAAACAG AAACTTCAAAGTCGAAGAATCCATTGAGGCCATGTTGCACAGGTATAACAAGCGAATACAGGTGTGGGGACGTAAAGAACGGGGAGAAGAAATACAATGTATGCAGGGTTCCGAAGTTGGCATTCTTTTGGGATTCGTTTCACCCTACACAAGCGGGCTGGGATGCAGTTGTGTCAGAGCTAGGATCTTCTATC GGCCTAAAGGCCAGGTTCATAGCTGGGAGTAATGAAGTCAACCTCAGTGAGTCCAAg AGGGTGGTTCCACTAAATACATGGATTCCAATATCCAATTTCAAGCTGGCTTACAATCTTCTGCGCCGTCCTGATGGCACCTTTAATCGCCACTTGGCTGAGCTCCTTGACAGGAAAGTCCCTGCCAATGCAAACCCActaaatatatcaatatatattcaaaattga
- the LOC117910706 gene encoding GDSL esterase/lipase At5g03610-like isoform X1: MEKESHFFIVCFCLFICFKTIATEAHAHDFTKLFVFGDSYVDTGNRNFSARSWNQPYGITLPGKPAGHYSNGRVFSDYIASWMGIRSPTPYRWRKMENTSLEYGMNFAFGGTGVFDTLVSAPNMTIQIDLFQRQLQKKLYTKVDVGNQAHVAFHPMRSFPYLAPSVYFPKLV, translated from the exons ATGGAGAAGGAAAGCCACTTCTTCATCGTCTGTTTTTGTCTCTTCATTTGCTTTAAAACTATTGCTACAG AAGCTCATgctcatgacttcaccaagctttTCGTGTTTGGAGACTCCTATGTTGATACTGGGAATAGGAATTTCAGTGCTAGGTCATGGAACCAACCATATGGAATCACTCTTCCTGGTAAACCGGCTGGCCACTACTCAAACGGTCGCGTCTTCAGTGACTACATAG CTTCATGGATGGGTATAAGGTCCCCTACACCATATAGATGGAGAAAAATGGAGAATACATCCCTGGAATATGGAATGAATTTTGCTTTCGGAGGGACCGGGGTCTTTGATACCCTGGTCAGTGCACCAAACATGACAATCCAAATCGATCTTTTTCAAAGACAACTCCAAAAGAAACTCTATACCAAGGTTGAtgttggaaatcaagcccacgtcgcCTTCCATCCTATGCGTTCCTTCCCATATTTAGCACCCTCTGTTTACTTCCCTAAATTAGTGTAA
- the LOC117910706 gene encoding GDSL esterase/lipase At5g03610-like isoform X2 produces MEKESHFFIVCFCLFICFKTIATAHAHDFTKLFVFGDSYVDTGNRNFSARSWNQPYGITLPGKPAGHYSNGRVFSDYIASWMGIRSPTPYRWRKMENTSLEYGMNFAFGGTGVFDTLVSAPNMTIQIDLFQRQLQKKLYTKVDVGNQAHVAFHPMRSFPYLAPSVYFPKLV; encoded by the exons ATGGAGAAGGAAAGCCACTTCTTCATCGTCTGTTTTTGTCTCTTCATTTGCTTTAAAACTATTGCTACAG CTCATgctcatgacttcaccaagctttTCGTGTTTGGAGACTCCTATGTTGATACTGGGAATAGGAATTTCAGTGCTAGGTCATGGAACCAACCATATGGAATCACTCTTCCTGGTAAACCGGCTGGCCACTACTCAAACGGTCGCGTCTTCAGTGACTACATAG CTTCATGGATGGGTATAAGGTCCCCTACACCATATAGATGGAGAAAAATGGAGAATACATCCCTGGAATATGGAATGAATTTTGCTTTCGGAGGGACCGGGGTCTTTGATACCCTGGTCAGTGCACCAAACATGACAATCCAAATCGATCTTTTTCAAAGACAACTCCAAAAGAAACTCTATACCAAGGTTGAtgttggaaatcaagcccacgtcgcCTTCCATCCTATGCGTTCCTTCCCATATTTAGCACCCTCTGTTTACTTCCCTAAATTAGTGTAA